Below is a genomic region from Henckelia pumila isolate YLH828 chromosome 3, ASM3356847v2, whole genome shotgun sequence.
tatatatatatatatatacatatatatatatatatttgcatgAAAACGTGCATGTGTAACACGAATTAAGTCTAGCTCCATTGCTTACAGAACCTACTGCCCATTTCCATTTTTCTAGTTACAACATGCGTGTTAATTCTTAGAACTATATATTCTTTTTTTTCGATTAATATGTTCCATCTGTATTTCTCGGGAGGCTTTTGTTTTCATGAGCTAATGATTAATCTCTTATAAATTAAATGCCAAAATCAACACATTGAAAAAAGCATGGAATGGTGAAAATGTGACATTGAATTAGGAAGCGATGTTGGTTAAAGAGGGAGACAGAGAGATGTGATAGAGATAGTTTCTTTTTTCACAAAGGAAATGGAACAAGAATAGGTGGGTATGGAGGGGTAGTGGTCCTTGGTTTCCCTTAATGAAATTGAAAGACTAGTGGTGGGGCATAGGCATCATATAAATAAATAGCTAGGTCGCCACCAATTTCACTTGGGTTTTTTTAAACTTTGGGTGAGAATGAGATTAATTTGTTTGATGTTTATCCGAAGAAGATGAAAATGCAACTTTTTTAGTATTAATTAGAGTTTTGTCTGTCTACATTGAGAGCAATACTCTCTGTGTGGCTTTCAAAAGATATTGCATATcgcatttgaatttttttttaaaaaaaattattaactatctaaaactaaacaaaaaataGCAGTATCATAAACAAATCTTTAAATTAATACCTCACTGGCTTTTGGTTGTCTTTGTTCCCACCGACAAACAGTATAATTTTAAAGGGTAAGGTTTTCAGAGATTTTTAGTAATCTTTTTTGCATCACATATGAGTGTGTAGTGGGTTTTATTGGGATTTGGCTAGCTAGGGGAAGGTATGTCTGGGTTGTAATGATTAGGACAGAGAGGGATAAAAGGGTAAAAAGTAATTCCAAGAATCTTTGTTTCAGGATGTAATTATCGTGACAACTAATCATCccgattattttattaattaatcccaTTAAGTAACTTATCCACTCATTTGTTCTTGCAAAACTGCATGCTCATAAATAGTGTTAGGCATCCCTAATCGGAATATTGCCAACCCTAAGTTAAACTCCTTTTGGTGCCCATGTTTGGCAAGCGAATTAATATCACAATCGCAATTTTCTAAAGAGTGAAAGCATttgttttttgttatttaaaataCACAAACTTTTGTGCAACTGTCTCAaaagttaattttttaaaacaaatttccTCCATCcttcaagaaatattatttttcatattaaaattatcATTCTATATATGAATGGGTAGAACTGTCTCAACAATATTACAAATGTAAATCGatataaatttttgaataattAATGAACAAGCACTCTATTCCAAACAATTTTTTGGCACAAAAAGAAATTGAAAGTGGAAGAAGATGAGCAGATGAGTCGACGGAGTGGAATACTTGGTGATTTGGGATCCCATTGAGGTTAACTAatcaaacttttatttaatgCTTTCTTTCTTTATTGGAATCTCTTCCAGTTTTGGAAAATAGCGGCTCCAAGAGTTTGGACTTTTCCTGAGTTCTAGTAGAAACCAATAATGTAATgtttatttatgatatataCTACATActagaataataataataataataataataataataataataataataataataataataataataatgaaacaTGTGAATTAGTGAATCTACTCCAAATATAATTCTTACCACAATACAAGTTTCTTAgataatcaatcaatcaaggCTCCTAAAATCGGgtcttgtgtgtgtgtgtcagtATACATTTATGTGCGTTATTCaaacaaaacaagaaaaaatttcaagaacTACATTTCTCCAACCACATTTCATCCTATGCCTGAAATTTACTTACAGCACCTGCTAAAATTCGTATGCACACAAAATGAACTGTATAGTTCAAGATTTAGAAAGTGatgacaaaacaaaaaaaaagtcgTGACCTTTTAAATCTTCTGCTACACCTACACGATATCGATGGAAGCAATTGATCTGGTAGACATGGATCTGATGGAGCCTTCTTTTGCTGCAGCAGAAGATAATGATCTGTTAGATCCATCCCTCGAACCAGAATAGCCCACGGCCTTTGAGCCACAACCTTCTTTTGCGTAGGCATAAGCAACCAGTGCTTTTACAACCTGCCGGAATCTCCTTCTGTAAGTTGGTAGTTTCGTCGAACTTCTGCCAATCCCCAACATTCTGCCAAGAAACGTCGTTTAAGATTTTGTTAGCAACCGATGGGGCAGACACAGAAAAAGTATgataaaatagttttttttttacctgCGACTGAGACCCTCGATTTGAGCGGCTCTGATGGGATCTTTAGGAACAATACTCCCATTTTCCCAAGATTTGAAACGCTGTTCATTGTTTCCAAAAAGAATAAGTTTCTCCAGATACTTTATCTCGCCTTCTTCCATGTTGATCGCTCTGATTTGTTCCTTGAGGACCATTATAGGTTGGAAAAACCAGTCCAACAGTCTATCCTGGGGTCTATTGTGATAGTTAACTTCTGTGTTGTCCGTAAACATAAGACCGTTTGATCCTGTTTTTATGGAGTAAAGAAGAGTATCAAACAGTGAAAAACAAGGCAACCCGACGACAATGATAGGCGCCTCATGTGAATTCTTGGCTTTTAACCACTCAGAGAGGTCGGTTGGTGTTAACACGCCCTTGTCCAATAGCTCTTTTCCCATCCCTTCCATAGATTTCATCATGCTTCCCCATACCTTTGGATAACAAGGGATTCATCATAAAGCATCGATGAAAGAAGTAGCAAAATCTCATGAATCTTGAGAGTTATTTAGTTATCTTTCAAATTCTTACATACCTGCACCATTTTCACCTCCTTTATTGCCTCCCTTACAGATCTTGATGATGTCAGGCTCGGAACAAGAATCGCCGGAGCTTCAGTCAGGACAGAACCACGTAAAGAATGGTTTCTTCCAACCGAAAATTCGGAAGTATTGGGCATTTTTTTCTTCCGGTACCTCGGCCTATTAGTGACAAAGACCATTAGCGCATTCACAAGCAAATATAACGACCTATCACTCATTCAACCAAATAAATTAGTAAAAATTCTTACTTAGGGAGGATCGACCCTTCACGGAGATAAAGCCAATCATTTGTATACTCGTCGAATTCCGCAACCATAGCAATCACATATGCAATGCCTCGCCGGAAGGATCGTTCCTGGTTTGAAAATTTGGAGATGAATATTAAATACCCAATACTTAGCATAAAAATCTTAATGAATGATTAAATTGTGAATATTTGATTCTAACCTGATATACTATAACCGAACCATACAATCCTATGAAAAAGCTCGAAAATATGGCCATTATGATGCTCCCAACGACAACAAGCGGCCACATAATGATTGTCAAACCAGCAATGGGAATGCAAGCGGTTTCAAGAAATGGACCTTCACGACTGATCAAATCTTGTAGCAGCCTATGCCACCCTTTAAACAACATGTAAGGACTCTTTACTATAGCTATAGCAGTGTAAAGAGGAATCTCGACAATCAACCCGAGGAGGCCAACGATGATGCATGCTGGCACATGAACAAATCTGCAACACAATTTCATATGACTGTTGAGAATCAAGCTTAACATCAGACAGAGTCCCGTTGCAAGGAGTTGTTAATACTATACTCGCATTCACAATTCATTTATCAACCACAAACTTATGTTCTTTAGTAAACTATGTTATGTTTCCTTCAGTTATGACAAAACTTCAGCAAAATGAAAAGGTTTACGGCATTATTAATGAGACAAATCCATCAAACTCTTCTTCAATTTTCCTCCaaaattttgagatattttatgaTGGCGTCGCGGTAAAATATATGATCAGATTGGTCTCTTGCACGTCATTAAATGAGAATTTTGTCAGAGGAAGAATGAACAGAGTAACCTGTCCATATTTAAACTGCTCGCAGATTCACATTTTGTTATCAAGTGTCCCCGAAACATTCATGCCCCAATtttcaattagaaataattacCTAAGAGGTTGAAGCTCACTAGACGAAGGATTTTCTCTCAACTCCTTCAGATAGAGTGGATAAGAATGATAACatacatcagcaaaatctcgaACCACGGTGCAGCTACCCTTGATAGTTCCCCATGTTCCATCCTAAAATTTTGACATGCCACGAAAAAATCGAAATTCAAATACACATTCAAAGCAAATCATGACACGAACAAGACCGAAGTAAGCAAGTTACGAAACAAGTACCAAAATACAGTGGACACATTTCTTGGATTCATTATCATCAAGTCTGAAAGCTTCAAAAGAAGCAATCCACGGAGTGAAGAAACCATAACCCAATCCCACAAGAACACTGCCAGCTATGCTGAGGCCCAGCCAAAGAGCAAGCAAAGCAGGTAAACCTAACAAAACTGCAACTTTAAGTGGCGCGTCAAATCTATCTGTCCTGTTAACACCAATTTGTTAAAGGAAATCAAAAACCCATGCGGAAAAATGATCGAATTACTGTGTCAAATATAGACAATTATTACTTCAAAAGGGTGTAGACTGTCCAGGCCACATGTGCAGGGAAAAGGGCAAGAATCACCCCCAAATTTCCCAATATCAGAATCAAACTAGCAATCGGACCTACAATCAGACCTGCAGCATACGAAGAAGAGAACAAAACTGATCAccacatgaaaaaaattaaGGAAAATATTTGTTAAAATCAAGAaaagatattttaaaaaaaaacggaCTTTTGAGGGCACCAAAGAATAGAACTGCACAGAATGCAAAAACCACCAAGACTGTTTTGCCCCAATCTTTAAAGCTGCGAGGCATGTCTCTGGCTAGACAAGAAACTCCTCAGAATCAGATCAAAATCCTCCCGACAATTTTTACAGAAATGAAAGCCCAAATCAATCACCAGAGATGAACTCTAGTAGAAGTTCCAAGACCAGAATCAAACACCAGTACCCCTATCGAAGGGTTTATAGCTCAAGATTGAAGAGCCTTTCTCTTGTATCCAGTTTGTTTCGAATAAATATTTCTAAAAAAGACAAATTCAATGGGACGTggcaataatttttttcttgaaatgAATTGGGTTTTACTTCTAGAAGATCAAAAATACGTTCTTGAGGAAGAAGTAGATTCACATCACAGGTATAAATATTAGAATTATTTTCACAAAATCAGGGAACGAGGAAAAATGGGAAAAGAGGCATTGACCGACATACAGATGGGATAAATTTGGGGGGTGGGGGAGTGGTTCAAAAATGGCGGCTGAATATCAAATGGGAGCATCGAACTTTCTTTTTTGGCTGCCATTTGTTTGCAGAGAATTGCGGTTCAAGTAGGCAATCGCCATTGCCTCGCTGGCTCGCTGCCCATGTGCAGCTTTCTATTTTGTAggtttttcttttcctttttttttttttttttttcaaataacaaaattaataaataatattattattttaagggtaaatataatataataacaaTTATATTATACCAAGAGAAAAAGACGCgcttttcatttttcttttgatACCCGTTCCACTGTTCAAGGACAAATCCAATATTTTTTCCCCCGGCCCAAAGTCAACAAAAGACTATATTAATAATAAgaaagtttcaaaaaaaaaaaagtttcaaaaaaaaattaataagaaCGCTTATTACAAAAAGTGACTCAACAAAAAGTTAACTTATCTAGAGATTCACTCCACGTTACTGAACTAACATATAATCGAGATGCTTTTGTTAAAGTATGAGCATAGTCGATCGTTTAtcttttaatataaataattgaaaacTTGTGCTGGTATCTAATCAAATTTTTATAGCTTTGCATGATGGACCCAAATTCCGAGCATCAAGACTTGAAGATTGTATTGCATCCACAACCACTTTTGCATCCAGTTCAAAACAAACTTTCTTTAAACTCAAACTTTGAATCCAATATATAATAACTTTAAGAGGTCTCATGGTCTCATCCTCTTTAACACTTACCAAGCcaataaattagaaaaagaGAAACTATATATTCACAAAATTTGTTTGCTTGCATAACATAATGAAAACACACAACTAAAATGAATATAGAAAACAAATTATATTGACATGGATTTGTGTTCCATCGCCAGATTTTTTAAGGTAACCATATGGTAATGGTTATAATCTTTAatttacttaatttttttttactccaCTAAGAAACTTTTAAGTTGCAATTAGATAAAAAGATTTCAAATATAtcgatttcaaatatatttttgttagTTTGATAATAAACTTCAAATCTatatcttgcatgttaattatGATGAATTTTAACTTCACTTAACAGTGATGTCATTTAAAATCCATTATATTTTGTATTATTAATGTGTAAGTAATTATGCAGTGAATTTAATATATGATCTATTGTTTTATTGTAAACAATAAAGTTATTATGAAATGCATGAATTTCAAATTCAACTCCCAAGTGCACCCTtgttaaattttaaatgaaGAAGAAAGTTTAGAAGTTACTCCAAGAAAATTAGTTCTTcttcttctatatatatataatgattaaATCTAATCATATATCTATCTATGCGTGTGCTTTTTTTTCTTCAAGGCTGTATttcttattatttatttgactTTGACACATAACAAAGTAatgattaaatttaattattggtTTTGCTGACTTGTGCGTGCAAGGTTCCTTAGTAAAAAGAAACATATCTTGATGAATCAGTTACCATGGAACTTTGGAAGTGAACGTAAGGCATGACATCGTGATACCCAAAAaaagtatataatatataattccaAGTTTAGACAAATATTTCGCCAAAGATTCTTAGAAAATATGAGGTCTTTACCTACGTGAAGTATCATGCACTCGATTTATACTATAATATTGTTGTATTATCAATGACTAGTCTACTTGTATATGATCCATGATCTCATATCAAGCAAATGATGCCTTTGTTTGTATTAGTTTATCAATTTATTGTTCGTGAAAAGCCAAAGCAAGTAGTCTTTACAAACTCTGAAATTTCATTATCAGATTAAGGGAATTTGTCTTGTAACAAGCCATACATTTCTTTCACTTTAAGACCGCATTTGGGagcaacaaattaaataaattatttggctGGGAAAATAATAGAACgtgttattaattaattatatatttggtAAAAGTATTTCATCAATATTCTATACAATTAACTTACTTACCACCAAATACATACTAGCGGTAGCATATACGCATTGCAAGTTTAActtaatacataaatattaagtgttgtgcatatattatataacatttatttttaaagtgtttgattttaatatgatataCATTTTTTTGTAATTGGACACTTTTATgagggattttttttttattttttattttggcaATTTGACACTTTTATGCAGTtagttagttttttttttttttttttttttttttttcaattttaggTTGAGCAAACCAAGACCAACTAAGATGCTTTTGCTTAATATatagtataatttttttttacccaaAAAGCCGCCTGTTGTGGCGGAGTTAGACGGACCTCTTAATATATAGCATAGATAAATACATGAATCTATCGAATTTATCGCATAAACACGATGACCTATTATTCaagaaccaatttttttttttaaagtataatttttttttacccaaAAAGCCGCCTGTTGTGGCGGAGTTAGACGGACATTttaatatatagtatagataaaTACATAAATCTATCGAATTTATCGCATAAACACGATGACCTATTATTCaagaaccaattttttttttttaaaaaaaaaaacacggaGGCCAGATTCCTCGTTTTAAATATTATCAAGAATTTATGGCCAATCTTAAAGATTATGGGTCAGTAATTTaacctttttttaaaattttgtagtGTTGTTTATTGCACATTGGTACTGTCACTAGTTTCAACTGGAAGAACATAATTAGATATTTTACATTACATGACTAAAACTAAAACTATCCCGAATGCCCTTCCATATTTCATAGGCAAGGAAAGCTTAGAAAGTCTTACTTGTATATCTTGAGAACATAATCATGTTCACATCAGCTCAAAGATCTGCACAACAAAAACACTTTTAAGTTCATAGATTTTAGAGAGGGATGTATGACAAAAGTCTGAATCAAAACCGCGAGCTCGCACGAATTTCAGCAATAATGTCTATGATTTCATAGCCACATCAAAAATTTGTTGAGAAGAATTGGCATATAATAATCACATACATGTATAGGCATTTCAGCTATGACGAGACCACTGCTTTCTTCAATGGTTTTAAGAGTCACAACTTCTCCCCCGACAACCATGTTGATCACTATTCCATCTACATACATATGAGAAAATATGCATCATCAATGAAATTTTCTCATATTTTGCTGTTAAGAGGAATTTCACAACCCAGTTACAAAagatggggggggggggggggggggggggggggggggggggggactCCTACTTTTGCATGGATTATTCAAGTAATGCAAATATAAGGAAAAAGATCGATATCTTTTCAATACTTTCAATTGCTATGTCTCTGCTCTTCCTTCCTTGCAAGCAAAATTCATATTAATTGAATTGGAGACAAACCTGATGATAAGCATGTGGCCATGCGCCTTGTATATGTCTCCTGTTCAATGCATTgcaatatttcaaaaaattggGCATTCTAAAAATAGCGCATTCAAAGCATTACATTTAACGGTCCATGGCTGTTATTCCGAACTTCAAACAATGGTTGGCACTTGGCAATAGGGGATATCCCAAAGTCATTAGTTATTAATTAATGAGCATTATCAATGCATAAATAGATTATTTTCTGCATCATTCTAAATTTACTTGAATTTCATATTTACCAGCTCAGACACTTAACATAGCATAATAATGGGAATAATATTTATCTCATTGATCTTTTTATCCGGGCTAATTCTCCTTATAATATATATTCCACACATTGACTAATTTTGATAAAATCAACTGTTTCAACAAGTCCACGTCATGAACTTTTATGTTGGATCAGTATCAAGGAAAAAAGATTCTGACAAAGAAATCTCAAGATGTATTGTTTAAGAGTGCCGCAACACTGCATAGGTGCAGGGGTTCAAAACCATCACCAACTCATGCTATGTATTAAAAATGTGCGAgcccaaaatatattatttacacACAGAATTTTTTCAGCATTTCCTCTTCGCAACTTGGATTCGAAGAaccttaaaaaaaaacatggatTCGAAGATATTCTATCATATGAAAATTTAGAGCACATGAATTCTAATGGTGGCCGACCATTAGTAAATATGCGTAGTAACAATGTTAAACTGAAATTTAATCCCCCCTGTGTATAGCAATCATACACAGAAATTTTCAAATTGAAAAGTCGAACCAGCTGTTCAACATGAGCCACATTTAAATTAAAACACAAAAAGCCATCAATTCACAGAGAACATACCTTCTTTGATGGCAGCTCATAATTGATCAGGATGCGAGCACTAACATGTGACTCCCCTGAGCCAATGAGCGGAAGGCAGGCATCAGTAACAACTATCACATTCGACTTTCCCTCCTCTTCCTTTCCTTCATCTCTATCCATCTCATCTTTTCCCGTTCTATTCCACCTCCCTGTTGCCCGTCTGAAGTTATCTAGAATCTGTGCTCTCTCTACTTCAGAAAGATCACTGTACTGCAATTGCAACATAATAAGAGTTTGATAAAACTTCGAGGAGAATTGAAACTTTTTACTAATCTAAAATAGCATGATGTTACCCTTTTACTAATCACGTCATCATCAAGAGTACGGCCACACAAAATACAGTAATTAGCTTTCGTTTCAGTAATTTAGTAAATGCAGATATCCAAAAAGACTTAAATGAACAAAAGATTTCATTTGTTACGAAGTGCAGGCTCAAAACACTAGCAAAGGGTATGGGAAAAGGCGTAGACATACCAATGAAGCAATGTTGACGTACGAGGAAAGATTAGAGACATTGGAGCAAACAGCATCGAGTTCATCACGTGTGCTGCAGCAAACTACAATTGGAAGCCAAGGCCGCCGCCCAACCATCCCCAGAAGATCCACTAGGGTTTCCTGTAACAAAAAAGTTGCCCATTTTTCTAAACAAAAGTCCCAGTTAAATTCACACACCAATCAAAACTAA
It encodes:
- the LOC140891908 gene encoding ATP-dependent RNA helicase eIF4A, coding for MDSSESPLSTSPSPPSSSSPQRHFYLAVDRLQFKMETLVDLLGMVGRRPWLPIVVCCSTRDELDAVCSNVSNLSSYVNIASLYSDLSEVERAQILDNFRRATGRWNRTGKDEMDRDEGKEEEGKSNVIVVTDACLPLIGSGESHVSARILINYELPSKKETYTRRMATCLSSDGIVINMVVGGEVVTLKTIEESSGLVIAEMPIHIFELM
- the LOC140887459 gene encoding uncharacterized membrane protein At3g27390, giving the protein MPRSFKDWGKTVLVVFAFCAVLFFGALKSLIVGPIASLILILGNLGVILALFPAHVAWTVYTLLKTDRFDAPLKVAVLLGLPALLALWLGLSIAGSVLVGLGYGFFTPWIASFEAFRLDDNESKKCVHCILDGTWGTIKGSCTVVRDFADVCYHSYPLYLKELRENPSSSELQPLRFVHVPACIIVGLLGLIVEIPLYTAIAIVKSPYMLFKGWHRLLQDLISREGPFLETACIPIAGLTIIMWPLVVVGSIIMAIFSSFFIGLYGSVIVYQERSFRRGIAYVIAMVAEFDEYTNDWLYLREGSILPKPRYRKKKMPNTSEFSVGRNHSLRGSVLTEAPAILVPSLTSSRSVREAIKEVKMVQVWGSMMKSMEGMGKELLDKGVLTPTDLSEWLKAKNSHEAPIIVVGLPCFSLFDTLLYSIKTGSNGLMFTDNTEVNYHNRPQDRLLDWFFQPIMVLKEQIRAINMEEGEIKYLEKLILFGNNEQRFKSWENGSIVPKDPIRAAQIEGLSRRMLGIGRSSTKLPTYRRRFRQVVKALVAYAYAKEGCGSKAVGYSGSRDGSNRSLSSAAAKEGSIRSMSTRSIASIDIV